A genomic stretch from Sceloporus undulatus isolate JIND9_A2432 ecotype Alabama chromosome 5, SceUnd_v1.1, whole genome shotgun sequence includes:
- the LOC121932233 gene encoding uncharacterized protein LOC121932233 isoform X2, whose translation MAPKPAAKPPAKPAGPTPAPPPATPQAAPKTFMGRKIKSLPPKMKTMLILSFGSVCFAIFILSTAGYIRLRLAKSNPYVPPLNQLRKALAEGRRNPLIGYKHYVGISDEVRQLPNYLSESKKDLRNRKAKYQSIFKKGRTRSADQWEIFGRNIYYISNVEKTCFSSALSSTTLLGSVLQMKMWKATGNGPMVPE comes from the exons ATGGCTCCCAAGCCCGCAGCAAAGCCCCCGGCAAAGCCCGCAGGTCCTACTCCGGCGCCACCACCAGCAACACCACAAGCAGCACCAAAGACCTTCATGGGTAGGAAGATAAAGTCACTTCCGCCAAAGATGAAAACGATGCTCATCTTAAGCTTTGGAAGCGTGTGTTTTGCCATCTTCATTCTATCCACTGCTGGCT ATATTCGGTTACGTTTAGCGAAGTCAAATCCTTATGTACCACCGCTGAACCAACTGAGGAAAGCATTGGCAGAAGGGCGCAGAAATCCTTTGATCGGTTATAAGCACT ATGTCGGGATATCAGATGAAGTAAGGCAGTTGCCAAACTACTTATCAGAATCTAAGAAGGATCTCCGTAACCGGAAAGCAAAGTACC AATCCATCTTCAAGAAAGGAAGAACGAGATCCGCTGACCAGTGGGAGATTTTTGGGAGGAATATCtactacatttcaaatgtagAGAAGACATG TTTTTCATCAGCTCTCAGCTCAACCACCCTACTTGGATCGGTCTTACAGATGAAAATGTGGAAGGCGACTGGGAATGGACCGATGGTTCCAGAGTGA
- the LOC121931895 gene encoding C-type lectin domain family 4 member F-like isoform X2 codes for MARQNNYQNTVAFEADETSLKRLSHKRTLSILTSLALLAFLLAISLIAMAILYFQKERKLEELEEVVEKIRASLWLSNVRSKEALDNVHFLENISTAFSEIQARLEKANASRTAAQGRYRNLLGLVSTGWKFYDGNFYYFTQVAKSWQDAEKACRSYGAHLSSITSRQEMYLQREASGQTFWIGLTDQQEEGNWTWLDGSKYNQRVSFWAQGQPDNWYGAPGHQEDCVHLAGQWNDVSCTYSYKGICKKVSP; via the exons ATGGCACGGCAGAACAACTATCAAAACACAGTGGCATTTGAAGCAGATG AGACATCCTTGAAGCGACTTTCTCACAAGAGGACCCTCTCCATCCTGACCTCCCTGGCTCTCCTGGCATTTCTGCTGGCCATCTCCCTCATCGCAATGGCCATTTTGT ATTTCCAAAAAGAGAGGAAGCTGGAAGAACTTGAAGAAGTGGTGGAGAAAATCAGAGCTTCCCTCTGGCTCAGCAACGTCCGATCGAAGGAGGCCTTAGACA ATGTTCACTTCTTAGAAAACATCTCCACGGCTTTCTCTGAGATCCAAGCCCGCCTGGAGAAGGCCAACGCGTCAAGAACAGCTGCCCAAGGCCGTTACC GGAACCTTCTGGGCTTGGTCTCCACTGGCTGGAAGTTTTATGATGGGAACTTCTACTACTTTACTCAAGTGGCCAAATCCTGGCAGGATGCTGAGAAGGCCTGTAGATCGTATGGGGCACACCTGTCCTCCATCACTTCCAGGCAAGAGATG TATCTTCAGAGAGAGGCCAGTGGTCAGACCTTCTGGATCGGGCTCACTGACCAGCAGGAAGAAGGCAACTGGACCTGGCTGGACGGCTCCAAGTACAACCAGCGAGTCAG TTTTTGGGCACAAGGACAGCCTGACAACTGGTATGGAGCCCCAGGGCACCAGGAGGACTGTGTTCACCTCGCAGGACAGTGGAATGACGTCAGCTGCACATATAGTTACAAAGGGATCTGTAAGAAGGTTTCCCCCTGA
- the LOC121931895 gene encoding C-type lectin domain family 4 member F-like isoform X1 → MARQNNYQNTVAFEADETSLKRLSHKRTLSILTSLALLAFLLAISLIAMAILYFQKERKLEELEEVVEKIRASLWLSNVRSKEALDNVHFLENISTAFSEIQARLEKANASRTAAQGRYRNLLGLVSTGWKFYDGNFYYFTQVAKSWQDAEKACRSYGAHLSSITSRQEMQYLQREASGQTFWIGLTDQQEEGNWTWLDGSKYNQRVSFWAQGQPDNWYGAPGHQEDCVHLAGQWNDVSCTYSYKGICKKVSP, encoded by the exons ATGGCACGGCAGAACAACTATCAAAACACAGTGGCATTTGAAGCAGATG AGACATCCTTGAAGCGACTTTCTCACAAGAGGACCCTCTCCATCCTGACCTCCCTGGCTCTCCTGGCATTTCTGCTGGCCATCTCCCTCATCGCAATGGCCATTTTGT ATTTCCAAAAAGAGAGGAAGCTGGAAGAACTTGAAGAAGTGGTGGAGAAAATCAGAGCTTCCCTCTGGCTCAGCAACGTCCGATCGAAGGAGGCCTTAGACA ATGTTCACTTCTTAGAAAACATCTCCACGGCTTTCTCTGAGATCCAAGCCCGCCTGGAGAAGGCCAACGCGTCAAGAACAGCTGCCCAAGGCCGTTACC GGAACCTTCTGGGCTTGGTCTCCACTGGCTGGAAGTTTTATGATGGGAACTTCTACTACTTTACTCAAGTGGCCAAATCCTGGCAGGATGCTGAGAAGGCCTGTAGATCGTATGGGGCACACCTGTCCTCCATCACTTCCAGGCAAGAGATG cagTATCTTCAGAGAGAGGCCAGTGGTCAGACCTTCTGGATCGGGCTCACTGACCAGCAGGAAGAAGGCAACTGGACCTGGCTGGACGGCTCCAAGTACAACCAGCGAGTCAG TTTTTGGGCACAAGGACAGCCTGACAACTGGTATGGAGCCCCAGGGCACCAGGAGGACTGTGTTCACCTCGCAGGACAGTGGAATGACGTCAGCTGCACATATAGTTACAAAGGGATCTGTAAGAAGGTTTCCCCCTGA
- the AP5S1 gene encoding AP-5 complex subunit sigma-1: MVHAFAIHTLCCRSGDEAGPCRVLYSKVFSPERSEDARGPDPEKERLLQKEKILAVARQVDSTCKLYQQASGKSHSEHLIQLPDESVSLQDAPSGFFRLPLGDPFSEDKTVLWLGVQSLGFALVCDPHENLMLAESTLRLLVRSFLDHLKLLSSGSDILLKADRTEVILGKFLPHGQLLFLNDQFVVGLEREIGASLGK, translated from the exons ATGGTTCATGCCTTTGCAATCCACACTTTGTGCTGCCGGTCCGGGGATGAGGCTGGTCCTTGCCGGGTGCTTTACTCCAAGGTCTTCAGTCCAGAAAGGTCAGAAGATGCAAGAGGTCCAGATCCGGAGAAGGAACGGCTGCTCCAGAAGGAGAAGATCTTGGCCGTAGCAAG GCAAGTGGATTCAACCTGCAAGCTGTACCAACAAGCCTCTGGAAAGTCCCATTCAGAACATCTCATCCAGCTTCCCGATGAGTCCGTTTCTCTCCAGGATGCCCCATCGGGGTTTTTCCGTCTCCCTCTGGGAGACCCCTTCTCTGAGGACAAGACGGTGCTGTGGCTGGGGGTCCAGTCCCTGGGCTTTGCTCTGGTCTGTGACCCCCATGAGAACCTGATGCTGGCTGAAAGCACTCTCCGTCTCCTGGTCCGCTCCTTCCTGGACCACCTCAAGCTACTGAGCTCCGGAAGCGACATCCTGCTGAAGGCTGACCGGACGGAGGTCATCCTTGGGAAGTTCCTGCCCCACGGGCAGCTGCTGTTCCTCAATGACCAGTTTGTGGTGGGGCTGGAGAGGGAGATCGGAGCCTCTCTTGGGAAATGA
- the LOC121931895 gene encoding C-type lectin domain family 4 member F-like isoform X3 produces the protein MARQNNYQNTVAFEADDFQKERKLEELEEVVEKIRASLWLSNVRSKEALDNVHFLENISTAFSEIQARLEKANASRTAAQGRYRNLLGLVSTGWKFYDGNFYYFTQVAKSWQDAEKACRSYGAHLSSITSRQEMQYLQREASGQTFWIGLTDQQEEGNWTWLDGSKYNQRVSFWAQGQPDNWYGAPGHQEDCVHLAGQWNDVSCTYSYKGICKKVSP, from the exons ATGGCACGGCAGAACAACTATCAAAACACAGTGGCATTTGAAGCAGATG ATTTCCAAAAAGAGAGGAAGCTGGAAGAACTTGAAGAAGTGGTGGAGAAAATCAGAGCTTCCCTCTGGCTCAGCAACGTCCGATCGAAGGAGGCCTTAGACA ATGTTCACTTCTTAGAAAACATCTCCACGGCTTTCTCTGAGATCCAAGCCCGCCTGGAGAAGGCCAACGCGTCAAGAACAGCTGCCCAAGGCCGTTACC GGAACCTTCTGGGCTTGGTCTCCACTGGCTGGAAGTTTTATGATGGGAACTTCTACTACTTTACTCAAGTGGCCAAATCCTGGCAGGATGCTGAGAAGGCCTGTAGATCGTATGGGGCACACCTGTCCTCCATCACTTCCAGGCAAGAGATG cagTATCTTCAGAGAGAGGCCAGTGGTCAGACCTTCTGGATCGGGCTCACTGACCAGCAGGAAGAAGGCAACTGGACCTGGCTGGACGGCTCCAAGTACAACCAGCGAGTCAG TTTTTGGGCACAAGGACAGCCTGACAACTGGTATGGAGCCCCAGGGCACCAGGAGGACTGTGTTCACCTCGCAGGACAGTGGAATGACGTCAGCTGCACATATAGTTACAAAGGGATCTGTAAGAAGGTTTCCCCCTGA